The DNA region CGTGTAATAAATATCATGGAGGTCATAATGATGAAAAGAAAGATGGCTTTGATTTTAATCGTGATAATCATTTTAGCTGCTATAAGTTTATCAGGTTATAAATCACCTATGAAATACGCAGCAAAAAAGCTAACTCTGTGGGATCATACAAAAAATACAAATACCCCAACTTTAGCAGGCGGTCCAGAGAAAAAGCACAGATACACAACTCGTACAAAGATAATAATGATGAACCATCAATATCCTTACATTATTTATTACAAAGGAAGCAATCAGAAAAAACAAATGGCACTGACCTTTGATGATGGGCCAGATAATTATTTCACCCCACAAATCCTGGACATCCTAAAGCGTGAAAAAGTCCACGCTACCTTTTTTGTAGTCGGCAAAAGGGCTGAAGCCAACCCTCAAATAGTAAAAAGGATGTACAGAGAAGGTCACATTATCGGTAACCACACATGGGACCATCCTTTTTTGACCAAACTCTCCGCTGCCAAAAGGTATAGCGAAATAAAAGATACTGAAAACGAAATATTCCAAATTACGCATTATAAAACGTGGTTGTTCAGGGCACCTTATGGTGAATTAAATAAAGATATTATAAAGCAAATAGATGGTATGGGTTATAAGATAATTGCGTGGTCCGTAGATACAGTGGACTGGAAAGGCCTTAAATCAGGTCAGATTGAAACAATAGTATTCAGCCATGCCGAAAATGGTTCAATAATATTACAGCATTGTGCCGGTGGCAAAAATGAGGATTTAAGCGGCACTGTCAAAGCATTACCGCGAATAATTGAATATTACCGCAGAGAAGGCTTTTCGTTTGTAACCATTCCAGAACTTTTAAACCTGCTACAATAATTCACGCTTTATTAATGATATAAT from Caldanaerobius fijiensis DSM 17918 includes:
- a CDS encoding polysaccharide deacetylase family protein, giving the protein MKRKMALILIVIIILAAISLSGYKSPMKYAAKKLTLWDHTKNTNTPTLAGGPEKKHRYTTRTKIIMMNHQYPYIIYYKGSNQKKQMALTFDDGPDNYFTPQILDILKREKVHATFFVVGKRAEANPQIVKRMYREGHIIGNHTWDHPFLTKLSAAKRYSEIKDTENEIFQITHYKTWLFRAPYGELNKDIIKQIDGMGYKIIAWSVDTVDWKGLKSGQIETIVFSHAENGSIILQHCAGGKNEDLSGTVKALPRIIEYYRREGFSFVTIPELLNLLQ